The Pseudomonadota bacterium genome includes the window CCGGCGCGATACTCGTATCGACCAATGAAAACTCGTCGCTCAAGAAGTAGTTGTTGGCGGCGAACACATCGGAACTCGCCAGAATACTCTCCTTGAGGATTTTACGAGCGCGAGCATTTTTCTTGCGATCAGCCGCCGCCTCGATTTCTTCGACGAGGCTGTACCAGTCTTTTTCGATTCGATACAACGCCAAACGAAACTGGGCGCGAGTCACAGGGTCAACGGGCATGAGCGGTGGATGAGGAAATCGCTCATCGAGGTATTCGACGATTACACGAGAATCGTAAAGAACCAACTCGCGATCCACGAGCGTGGGAACACTGTGATAGGGGTTAAGGTCGAGCAAATCCTCGGGCAATCGAGGCCCATTAACATCAACGATTTCGACGTTGATGCTTTTCTCGGCCAGCACAATGCGCACACGATGACTGTGCGGACACGTGGGCTTTGAGAAAAGAGTCATGACGGACCGTCGGTTGGCGATAATAGCCATAAATGCTGTCTCCGCGAGCGTTTTGTTGTGATCGGGCTGCATCGTCGCGTGCAGCTTTTCCGTTTGCGAGGGATCCACACGCCGTATGGCGTGTTGCTGTCCGACGCGCAATCAGGCGATGATACCGAAAATACCGCGTCGACACACCGTCAATCGGTTACTCGGGATCAGTACGTCACCTCACCCGTATCGCGCTGGTCGCGCCATCTCGTCCCATCCGGCTTGGAAAACAAGGTGAGAACCACCCGGTCGGCACCGATCGCCGGCGCAACAGCTACTGCTGGCGGGCGGGGTTGAGGTGACCGAACGGACGTCCAGCGGTCCCCTAGTGAATGTCCTTCCAGTATTCGACCTTTAGCGCGTAAGTGAGCAGCCCCAAAAGAACGAGAAAACCCAACACCATGAAGCCAATCGACTGCCTTTTGAGCTTCATCGGCTCGGCGGTGTACTCCATAAACGCTGTGGTGTCGCGCACAAAACTGCTGAATTCTTGTGGCGTCATTGAACCTTCGGTGTGCTGTTCGAAACGATCAAACACCTTAACCTTCTTGGCGTTACCGCTGTCGTCCATCACTACGTTGCCATTGTCGTCGAGCATGTCCTCGTCACGATAAACGGCGACTTGTTGACCCTGCAGCGCCCACAGCACGTTGGGCATGGAGGACCCAGGAAGCACTTTATTGTTGGTACCAAATGTGCGGCTATCATCGAGATAAAAACTCTTCAGGTAGGTGTAAATCCAGTCGACGCCACGCGAACGAGCGGTGAGGGACAGATCAGGGGGCGCAGCATTGAAGTACCCTTCAGACTGCTCCTTGGTCATCGCGGTCAGAACGTTACTGTTGACCCTATCGACACCGAAAATCAGATTTTCGCGAAGTTGATCCTCGCTCATCCCTAAATCTTCAGCGATCCGGTTGTAGCGCACGTATTGCATGGAATGGCAGCCCACACAGTAGTTCATGAAATTTCGCGCGCCGCGCTGAAGCGATGCCGTGTTTTCCATTTCGGTATTCGCCGACTGCAGCGCCGCGGCGGGGCCAGCGGCGAGGGCCGGCGCCGCAAGGCCAATCAGACCCAGCAAAACAACGAGGCGGGTCACGTGATTAATGGCTTTCATACGTCACCCTCTCCGGCTCAGGTTGATGCTGCCCCATCTTCGACCACCACGGCATGGTAATGAGAAAGATGAAGTAGAAGGCGGTGAACACACGCGACAAAATCGTATACAGATCGGTCACCGGCTGTAGCCCCAGATACCCCAGCGCCAAAAAGCTAATGACGAACAACGTCAGCATGACTTTTGACACCATGCTGCGGTATCGCATCGATCGGGCCGGGCTTCGATCAAGCCATGGCAACAAAAACAGAAGCACAATCGCCAGGCCCATCGCGATCACACCGGCCAACTTCTCAGGCAGCGCCCGCAGAATGGCGTAGAACGGCGTGAAGTACCAAACTGGCGCGATGTGTTCCGGCGTTTTGAGCCGATCCGCCGGCTCAAAATTAGCGTGCTCGAGGAACAGACCACCCATTTCGGGCGCGAAAAACACCACAAGGAAGAAGATGAAAAGGAAGACGGTGAGCCCAAACAAGTCCTTAACCGTGTAATAAGGATGGAACGGAATTCCGTCTAACGGCACACCATCCTTATCTTTGAGCTTCTTGATCTCAATCCCGTCTGGGTTGTTGGAACCCACCTGGTGAAGCGCACCGAGGTGAAAGACCACCAGCATCAGTAGAACCAGCGGCAACGCGATCACATGAAACGCGAAGAATCGGTTTAGCGTGATGTCACTGATGAAGTAATCGCCCCGGATCCACTCAGCCAGGCCGTCGCCAACGACCGGTATCGCGCCAAATAGGGATACGATCACTTGTGCGCCCCAGTACGACATCTGGCCCCAGGGCAATAGATACCCCATGAACGCTTCTGCCATGAGGATCAGGTAGATAAACATCCCGATCACCCAGAGCAATTCGCGCGGCTTGCGGTAAGAGCCGTAGAGCAATGCGCGGAACATATGCAGGTAAACCACCACGAAAAACGCTGAGGCTCCCGTCGAATGCATGTACCGAATGAGCCAACCCCAGCTCACGTCACGCATGATGTACTCAACCGATGCAAACGCGCCCGCCGCTGACGGCTTGTAATTCATCGTGAGCATAATGCCGGTTACGATTTGAATCACCAGCACAACCAGTGCCAGTGATCCGAAGTAATACCAAATGTTGAAGTTCTTGGGCGCGTAGTACTCACTGACGTGCGCTTTCCAGAACCCCGAGAAACCGGTGCGGTCATCGACCCACTGACCGAAGCGCTCCAATCGACCTGCGCCCACTGTTGCTGTCTGCTTTGTCATGACGCCTGACCTCCGTCGTCGCCGATCAGCAACCAGCCGTCTTCGATGCTGCGATACGGCGGCACCTCCAGATTGGCTGCCGCCGGCATGGCCTTGAAGACACGCCCAGAAATATCAAATTCAGAACCGTGGCACGCACACAAAAAGCCCACTAACTCTTTGTCTGCTCCCGGTGATCCCACTTCGGGACGGTATTCGGGGGCACACCCCAGGTGCGTACATACGCCCAGCAGCACCAGCAGTTCAGGATCGCGCGATCGAGTCGCATTCTTCGCGTAGTTGGGCTGATCGGACTGATCAGAGTCCGGATCGAATAGGTCGCTGGTCACTTTCGGTAAGGTTTCCAGAGCCTGCTCACTGCGGCGCACGATGTACACCGGCTTACCGCGCCACTCAACCCGCAAAAGTCCGCCCATTTCGAGCTTAGTCACATCGACCTTAACCGGGGCACCGACCGCTTTGGCACGGGCACTGGGTTTGAAGGACAAAACAAACGGCGCCGCCAGCGCGGCCGCGCCGACACCCGCGGTCACGGATGTGGCCACCGTCAGCAGCCGCCGTCGGCCCAAATCTACTTCGCCATCACTCATTAATATGTTCCCCTGGGAGTCAGCCAGTGTTGTGATCACGCCCGCACAGGTGCCGTCCTCTTGCCTGAGTCGCCAATTGGCGGCGACCGCCACCGGTGCGTTACACGTTTTGTCCACGCCGCCTTCGCTGATGCCCAAGCCTCTGATATATCAGTTTAAATTGATTATCAGCCGGTTAAATTAAGGGATCGGCGTAGGCACTTGTCGGCGCCGTGTTGCGCTGCCCGTGTCTGCGTCTGGCCGCATTATACACACCGATTTGCTGCGATGCCTACACCCGCATAGTATCCGGCATTCACCCTCTAAATGACGTGAAAATCATGCGTGATTCGACCGCCACTCCCTCGCTGCTCATTTACTGGCTCAAAGCCGCCGTTGTCGGCCTTGCGGCCGCCTTTATCGTCGTGTGGTTCAACCGCGGCTTTGCCGAACCGCCGACCGATGGTTACGCCGATGCTGTCGCCGTCGCGGCACCCGCTGTCGTCTACCTTTATACCAGTCGGTCCCTGGCCGAGCGCGGTCAGCGACTTGGCGGAACCGACATCCCGGTACGGCGGGAAGTGCCGAACAATGTTGGCTCGGGCGTCGTCATTCGTCATGACGGTCTGATCGTGACCAATGAGCACCTGCTTCGCAATGCGGAAAACATATACGTCGTTCTGCGTGACGGCGCCGTGTTGCGCGCCACCATCATCGGTATCGACGCGGATACCGACCTGGCACTGCTGGATGTCGACGCCACCGATCTACCGACCATAAAGATGGGCCGCTCTGATACCTTGCGCATTGGACAGGTGGTGCTCGCGATTGGCAACGCCTTTGGCATCGGCCAAACGGTCACTCAGGGCATCGTGAGCGCGACCGATCGCGACGAACTCAATCTCAACCGCATCGAACAGTTTATCCAGACCGATGCGTCGATTAATCCCGGGAACTCGGGCGGCGCCTTGGTCGATACGGCCGGGCGCCTCATTGGCATAAACTCAGCCGTGATTAACCCCGCTGGCTCAGAAGGCATCAGCTTTGCCATTCCCGTCAATTTGGTACGCGGCGTCTCCAATCAACTGCTTGAGCACGGTCGTGTGATCCGTGGCTGGCTCGGACTACAAGCAGGACCCGTGCCGCCACACCTGGTGGACCGACTGGGCATTCTCTCCGGCGGCATTATCGTCACCGCGGTGCAACGCGGCTCACCTGCTGAACTGGCGGGCATCGGCCCCGGCGATGTGATTATTGCGGTGAATGATCAGCCTGTGCCTCGGGTCAAAGATGCCGTGAATCGCATTAGCAACATCCCGCCGGGCGGCGAAGTGTTGCTGCGAATCTTGCGGGGAGGCCAGACGATTGAAGCCCGCGTGCGTGTCATCGAGCAACCGGCGTTGAGCGGTGGTTAGGCAGAAGCCATAGCATGGCTCGCCAGCCCGTGAATGGGGATTAAGATCGGTGGTATCGCGGCGCCGGGACCGATGACCGGTCAGTCAGGCACACGTTTGATGCGCGCGCCCAGCTGATGCAGCTTTTCTTCGATGCATTCGTAGCCACGATCGATGTGATAAATCCTCGAGATTTCGGTTTGGCCATCGGCCACGAGACCGGCGAGGACGAGGCTGGCCGAAGCACGAAGGTCGGTCGCCATGACCGGCGCGGCAGTGAGCGCCTCAACGCCATCACTGATGGCCATATTGCCGTCGAGCGTGATCTGCGCGCCCATGCGCTGCATCTCCAGCACATGCATGAAACGGTTTTCAAATACGGTTTCAGTAATGACGCCACGCCCTTCCGCTACGGCATTTAGCGCCGCAAACTGCGCCTGCATATCGGTCGGAAAATCCGGATACGGGGCGGTAGAGATATCCACCGCTTGCGGACGACCGTCCATCGTCAGTTCAATCGTGTTGTCACCGATGTCCAACTGGGCGCCGGCTTCGCGCAACTTATCGAGTACCGCGCCCAGGTGACTTGGGTCAACATCCCGCAGTTTTACCCGCCCGCGCGTAATCGCACCAGCGACCAAATACGTACCCGCTTCAATGCGGTCAGGCAACACATCGTATTGACCACCACTGAGTCGCTCCACGCCGTTGATCACAATGCGACTGGTCCCCGCACCCTGCACGTCCGCGCCGAGGTTATTGAGAAAGTTGGCCAAATCCACCACTTCGGGCTCGCACGCGGCGTTATCAATAATGGTCTCGCCCTCTGCTAGCACCGCGGCCATCATGAGATTCTCGGTTCCGGTCACCGTCACCGTGTCGAGATTTAAATGGGCGCCTTGAAGTCGTTCGCAACGCGCATTGATGTACCCGTTTTCGACGCTAATGTCGGCCCCCATTTCGCGCAGGCCATCCACATGAATGTTGACCGGGCGCAAACCAATTGCACAGCCGCCCGGTAACGACACCACGGCCTCACCGAAACGGCCCAACAGAGGACCCAGCACCAGGATGGAGGCGCGCATGGTTTTGACCAATTCATACGGCGCGTAAAACTGGCTGATCGTGGACGTATCGACCTCGATATTCAGTTTCTCATCGACCGTTACCGACACCCCCATTTGACCGAGTAGTTCGACCGTGGTCGTAATGTCATCGAGATGGGGCACATTGCCGACGGTGACCGGACCTTCGGCCAGCAGCGTGGCGGCGAGTATCGGCAAAGTGGCGTTTTTGGCGCCACTGATGCGAATGTCGCCATCGAGGCGCGTGCCTCCTTCAATATGGAGTCTGTCCACAAGTTACCCCTGCAAGGTGGTTGGATGACGGTGACAACCAGTAGCCACCTGCCAAGCCGCAAAACGACCGATTATTCAGAGCGCCTGCCATTCCGCGGGCGTGTAGGTTTGCAGCGCCAGCGCATGAATTTCTCGCCCCATGAGCTCACCGAGCGTGGCGTATACCTGCTGGTGACGCTTGAGACTGCGCAAACCGTCAAACCCCGCATCGATAACCTGCGCCTCAAAATGCGTGTTGTCATCAGATTTTACAATGACCTGGGCGTCGGGCATTCCCGCCTCAATTAATGCACTTACTTGTTCGGGTGTCATGGTGTCTCCAGTCTGTCGGCCGGTCGCCCGGCCCATTTGCGCAGCCAGTGTAGCGAAATGTGGCTGAAAACCAAGCTTTTCATGTCCGTATCGCGTGGTCCACACCTCGGCGGCTGTGTTATCGTCTGGCTCCCCAAAAGTCTGAACAACGATAAATTTATGCCGCTACTGATCACCGCCTTGTTGGCTGGTTTCGCCTTGTTAATCTGGGGTGCCGACCGGTTTGTGATTGGCTCAGCCGCCACCGCCCACCGACTGGGCGTATCATCCTTGCTCATCGGACTAACGGTGGTGGGGTTTGGCACCTCAGCACCAGAGATCATCGTCTCGATCAGCGCGGCGGCGAGGGGCGCGCCGCAGCTGGCGGTTGGCAACGCGCTGGGCTCCAATATTGCCAACATCGGCCTAATCTTAGGCGTAACGGCTCTGATCACCCCTCTGGTCGTTCGCTCACAAACGCTGCGGCGTGAGTTACCGATGCTGCTGGCGATCACACTACTGGCGCTGCTGCCGTTTCTCGATTCCTATCTCAGTCGTCTTGAGGGTGTTGGTCTATTCGGCGGCTTGGTGCTCATGCTCTATTGGCTCGTACGATTGGAAACAACCAGTAGTAGTGCCGACGAGCTGTCCGCTGAGGCTGACGCAGAAATTCGCCACGACCTCTCGTTGATGCAGGCCGTCGGCATATTGATGCTCGGACTGCTGGTCTTACTCACGGGCTCTCAGCTTCTGGTCTGGGGCGCCACGGGCCTGGCCAAAACGCTGGGCATTTCAGATTTGGTCATCGGTCTGACGGTAGTGGCGATTGGCACCAGTCTGCCGGAGCTCGCTGCCTCAATAGCCGCCGTGTTCAAACAGGAACACGACCTGGCCATCGGCAATGTGATTGGCTCCAACATGTACAACTTATTGGCGGTCATGGGCCTGGCCGGTCTCGTCCGCCCGACGGAACTTAGCAATCATGTGTTGGAGCGGGATTTTCCCGTCATGATAGGGTTGACCGTACTGCTGTTTGCCATGTCTTACGGCTGGCGTCAGGGCGGACAACGCATTAACCGAGCCGAAGGCGCCGCACTGCTGCTGATTTTTGTGGTCTATCAGGTTTATATCGTTTACGGAGAACTGACGTGAGCGCCCACGCCGACAACACCGCCCGCCTGGGCAGCCTCGACGACGTGCGATCGATCGCCGCGAAAGTGCTCGACATCGAGGCAAAAGCCATTAATGGTTTGCTGGCGCGTCTAGACGACGCGTTTTATCAGGCGGCTGCCTTGTGTATGAACTGCACGGGTCGTCTCGTTGTGACGGGCATGGGCAAGTCCGGACACATTGCCAATAAGATCGCCGCGACATTGGCGTCCACCGGTTCACCGTCTTTTTTTGTGCATCCCGGTGAAGCCTCGCATGGTGACATGGGCATGATCACCAACGACGACGCCGTCTTGGCGGTGTCCAATTCCGGTGAAACCGCGGAGATTCTGATGTTGTTGCCAACGATCAAGCGTCTCGGCGTGCCGCTGATTGCGATGACCGGCAAGCCGAATTCAACGCTGGCGCGCGCGGCCAGCGCCCACATCGACGTCGGCGTGGCCGAAGAAGCCTGCCCACTCAATCTCGCACCGACCGCCAGCACCACAGCCACGCTGGCTATGGGTGACGCGCTGGCAGTCGTGCTGCTCGAAAGCCGTGGTTTCACTTCTGAGGATTTTGCCCTGTCGCATCCGGGCGGCGCACTCGGTCGAAAGCTACTCATGCGGGTTGCAGATGTCATGCGCATCGGCGACGAAATTTCGGCCGTACAACCCGACGTCAATCTTGGCGAAGCGCTGCTGGACATGTCCAAGAAAGGACTCGGCATGACCATTGTGACGGATCATGACTCGACGATGCTCGGTGTCTTCACGGACGGCGATTTGCGCCGCGTCATTGACGCGCGCACAGACATTCATAGCGTCGCAATCAGCGAGGTTATGATTCGCGAATGCAAATCTGCCCATCCCTCTATGATGGCGGCTGAGGCGGTACACGTCATGGAAACGTATCGCATCACGGCTCTACCGGTCGTCGATGAAGCGAACAAAGTGATCGGTGCACTCAACATCCATGATCTGTTCCGCGCGGGCGTTGTCTAGTGGCACCCCCCCATAACGCACTGGCCAATATCGAACTCCTGGTCTTGGATGTCGACGGCGTACTGACCGACGGTCAGCTGCTGTATGGCGCGGAGGGTGAAATTGGCAAATCGTTTAACGTGAAAGATGGCTATGGTCTACGCCGCCTATTGACCGCAGGCGTGCACATCGCCGCGATCGGTGGGCGTCGCTCAGACGGCGCACTGATGCGCTTAAGTGAACTCGGCATTGAGCACATTCACCTGGGCTGTCGGGACAAAGTAGCGGTTCTGACCCAGCTCCAGCAGGCGCTGAAGCTCAACCCCGACCAAACCGCCGTGATGGGTGATGACCTACCCGATCTTGCCATGATGGCACTCGGCGCGATTCGTATCGCGCCCGCCGACGCCGTGGCGGCGCTGCGTGACCAGACCGACTGGGTGACCAGTCTCCCCGGCGGTCGCGGCGCCGTGCGTGAGGTCTGCGACGCGCTGCTGGCGGCCAGGGAGGGTCGATGACCACTCGCCGAATTGCGCTGTTCATCCTCATCGCACTCGCCATCGCCAGCGGCTGGTTGCTCAAACCTACGTCCAATGAAACGTTGCAGACGCAACAGCGCGAACTCAGCGACGGCTACTATCTACTCGATGCCACCATCAGTGATACCGATGAAAACGGCCAATTGGTCTACTCGCTGCAAGCCGATCGAATCGATCATGTGCCCGATGACGGCAGCGTCATTCTCAACGGACTCAACGTGCTGTACACCAGCGATGCCAGCAGCACATGGACCATCGCCGCCGAGCGCGGCACAATGAGTGCGGCTCGCGAATCGCTCGACCTCAATGGTGGCGTCACCATCCGCTCTGATCCTGAACAGAATACGGCGGTCAGCACCGAGCAGCTGACGCTTGATATGATCAATAACGAGGCGCGCACCGATCGTCAGGTCACCGTCGATCTTCGCGGTGGTCGACTTGTTGCACAAGGCATGCGCGCCGACTTAAAAAGTAAACAGATCGATCTGCTCTCAAACGTGCGCGGATCCTTTGAGGCCACACCATGATGCACATAAGACTGGTAATGCTGCTGATTGCGCTTTTCACCTGCGCTGGCGCGCAGGCTCAGTTTGCCAACTCCTCGTTACCGATTGAGATGGAAGCCGACTCCACCGGTGCGGATGCAAATACCGGTAAGGTCACGTTCACGAACATCGCCATCCGACAAGGCCCGCTCTCCATACGCGCAGATCGCGCGGAGTCCTCTGCATTGGGTTTTGACAACAGCACATGGACGTTTCGCGGCAACGTGACACTCGACGCACCGCAGTCCAATCTCAGTGCCAGCCAAATGACCTTGCGCTTTCGCGAGAAACGGCTGGAGAGCGCCGAGTTCGCGGGCAGCCCGCTGCGTTACGCCGACAAACTCGATAGCGATACACGCGTGACGGCTCGTCGCGCGGACGTCCGCTTTACGCGCAATGCAGTTGCCTCGGTTGAACTCAGCGGCGCGCCGATCGAGCTGAGTCGCGCCGCCGACGAGGACGGTCAGCGCACCGAGGGCAAAGCCGATGCCATTTCCTACGATGCGTCGACCAGCGATTTGCGCTTGACGGGCAACGCAGAACTTGGCGAGGGCGCCAACCGCATCACCGGAAATCAGATCACCTACAACCTGATCTCGCGGCAAGTCACCGCGGCGGCCGATGAACAAGGGGACCGCAAGGTTCACATCACGATCAATCCTTCGACGGGTGACACGACTATCACGTCCGACCAGGACGATTCGGGCACCGAATGACAAAATTGCAGGCCACGGATCTTAAGAAGCGCTATCGCTCACGTACTGTCGTGCGCGGCATTTCGATGGAAGTGAATGAAGGTGAAGTGGTGGGCCTTCTCGGCCCTAATGGCGCGGGCAAAACCACCGCGTTTTACATGATCGTCGGTTTAGTACCGGCCGATGACGGAAAAATTGTGCTCGATGGAAAAGACCTCACGCGCGCGCCGATGCACAAGCGCGCCCGACTGGGCATTGGCTACCTCCCTCAGGAAGCGTCAATTTTCCGCAAGCTCAGCGTTGAGCAGAATATTTTCTCAATCCTTGAAACACGTCGCGGTTTAAGCCGTGCCGATCGCGAGAGAATACTCGAAGAGCTACTTGAGGAACTTAACATAGTCGGTATTCGCGGCAATATCGGTATGAGTTTGTCTGGCGGTGAACGGCGGCGAGTAGAAATTGCCCGAGCCTTGGCGGCCGAACCGCGATTTATTTTGCTCGACGAGCCGTTTGCCGGGGTTGACCCGATTTCCGTGCTGGATATTCAGCGCATAATTAGGCAATTGACCGATCGCGGCATCGGCG containing:
- the lptC gene encoding LPS export ABC transporter periplasmic protein LptC, with the protein product MTTRRIALFILIALAIASGWLLKPTSNETLQTQQRELSDGYYLLDATISDTDENGQLVYSLQADRIDHVPDDGSVILNGLNVLYTSDASSTWTIAAERGTMSAARESLDLNGGVTIRSDPEQNTAVSTEQLTLDMINNEARTDRQVTVDLRGGRLVAQGMRADLKSKQIDLLSNVRGSFEATP
- a CDS encoding glutathione S-transferase N-terminal domain-containing protein, whose translation is MAIIANRRSVMTLFSKPTCPHSHRVRIVLAEKSINVEIVDVNGPRLPEDLLDLNPYHSVPTLVDRELVLYDSRVIVEYLDERFPHPPLMPVDPVTRAQFRLALYRIEKDWYSLVEEIEAAADRKKNARARKILKESILASSDVFAANNYFLSDEFSLVDTSIAP
- the petA gene encoding ubiquinol-cytochrome c reductase iron-sulfur subunit; translation: MDKTCNAPVAVAANWRLRQEDGTCAGVITTLADSQGNILMSDGEVDLGRRRLLTVATSVTAGVGAAALAAPFVLSFKPSARAKAVGAPVKVDVTKLEMGGLLRVEWRGKPVYIVRRSEQALETLPKVTSDLFDPDSDQSDQPNYAKNATRSRDPELLVLLGVCTHLGCAPEYRPEVGSPGADKELVGFLCACHGSEFDISGRVFKAMPAAANLEVPPYRSIEDGWLLIGDDGGQAS
- a CDS encoding cytochrome c1, which translates into the protein MKAINHVTRLVVLLGLIGLAAPALAAGPAAALQSANTEMENTASLQRGARNFMNYCVGCHSMQYVRYNRIAEDLGMSEDQLRENLIFGVDRVNSNVLTAMTKEQSEGYFNAAPPDLSLTARSRGVDWIYTYLKSFYLDDSRTFGTNNKVLPGSSMPNVLWALQGQQVAVYRDEDMLDDNGNVVMDDSGNAKKVKVFDRFEQHTEGSMTPQEFSSFVRDTTAFMEYTAEPMKLKRQSIGFMVLGFLVLLGLLTYALKVEYWKDIH
- a CDS encoding KpsF/GutQ family sugar-phosphate isomerase; translation: MSAHADNTARLGSLDDVRSIAAKVLDIEAKAINGLLARLDDAFYQAAALCMNCTGRLVVTGMGKSGHIANKIAATLASTGSPSFFVHPGEASHGDMGMITNDDAVLAVSNSGETAEILMLLPTIKRLGVPLIAMTGKPNSTLARAASAHIDVGVAEEACPLNLAPTASTTATLAMGDALAVVLLESRGFTSEDFALSHPGGALGRKLLMRVADVMRIGDEISAVQPDVNLGEALLDMSKKGLGMTIVTDHDSTMLGVFTDGDLRRVIDARTDIHSVAISEVMIRECKSAHPSMMAAEAVHVMETYRITALPVVDEANKVIGALNIHDLFRAGVV
- a CDS encoding calcium/sodium antiporter; protein product: MPLLITALLAGFALLIWGADRFVIGSAATAHRLGVSSLLIGLTVVGFGTSAPEIIVSISAAARGAPQLAVGNALGSNIANIGLILGVTALITPLVVRSQTLRRELPMLLAITLLALLPFLDSYLSRLEGVGLFGGLVLMLYWLVRLETTSSSADELSAEADAEIRHDLSLMQAVGILMLGLLVLLTGSQLLVWGATGLAKTLGISDLVIGLTVVAIGTSLPELAASIAAVFKQEHDLAIGNVIGSNMYNLLAVMGLAGLVRPTELSNHVLERDFPVMIGLTVLLFAMSYGWRQGGQRINRAEGAALLLIFVVYQVYIVYGELT
- the lptB gene encoding LPS export ABC transporter ATP-binding protein, coding for MTKLQATDLKKRYRSRTVVRGISMEVNEGEVVGLLGPNGAGKTTAFYMIVGLVPADDGKIVLDGKDLTRAPMHKRARLGIGYLPQEASIFRKLSVEQNIFSILETRRGLSRADRERILEELLEELNIVGIRGNIGMSLSGGERRRVEIARALAAEPRFILLDEPFAGVDPISVLDIQRIIRQLTDRGIGVLITDHSVRETLGICSRAYILSDGKVIAQGSPNDVLANQQVREVYLGEDFRL
- a CDS encoding LptA/OstA family protein, yielding MMHIRLVMLLIALFTCAGAQAQFANSSLPIEMEADSTGADANTGKVTFTNIAIRQGPLSIRADRAESSALGFDNSTWTFRGNVTLDAPQSNLSASQMTLRFREKRLESAEFAGSPLRYADKLDSDTRVTARRADVRFTRNAVASVELSGAPIELSRAADEDGQRTEGKADAISYDASTSDLRLTGNAELGEGANRITGNQITYNLISRQVTAAADEQGDRKVHITINPSTGDTTITSDQDDSGTE
- a CDS encoding cytochrome bc complex cytochrome b subunit, yielding MERFGQWVDDRTGFSGFWKAHVSEYYAPKNFNIWYYFGSLALVVLVIQIVTGIMLTMNYKPSAAGAFASVEYIMRDVSWGWLIRYMHSTGASAFFVVVYLHMFRALLYGSYRKPRELLWVIGMFIYLILMAEAFMGYLLPWGQMSYWGAQVIVSLFGAIPVVGDGLAEWIRGDYFISDITLNRFFAFHVIALPLVLLMLVVFHLGALHQVGSNNPDGIEIKKLKDKDGVPLDGIPFHPYYTVKDLFGLTVFLFIFFLVVFFAPEMGGLFLEHANFEPADRLKTPEHIAPVWYFTPFYAILRALPEKLAGVIAMGLAIVLLFLLPWLDRSPARSMRYRSMVSKVMLTLFVISFLALGYLGLQPVTDLYTILSRVFTAFYFIFLITMPWWSKMGQHQPEPERVTYESH
- a CDS encoding trypsin-like peptidase domain-containing protein: MRDSTATPSLLIYWLKAAVVGLAAAFIVVWFNRGFAEPPTDGYADAVAVAAPAVVYLYTSRSLAERGQRLGGTDIPVRREVPNNVGSGVVIRHDGLIVTNEHLLRNAENIYVVLRDGAVLRATIIGIDADTDLALLDVDATDLPTIKMGRSDTLRIGQVVLAIGNAFGIGQTVTQGIVSATDRDELNLNRIEQFIQTDASINPGNSGGALVDTAGRLIGINSAVINPAGSEGISFAIPVNLVRGVSNQLLEHGRVIRGWLGLQAGPVPPHLVDRLGILSGGIIVTAVQRGSPAELAGIGPGDVIIAVNDQPVPRVKDAVNRISNIPPGGEVLLRILRGGQTIEARVRVIEQPALSGG
- a CDS encoding BolA/IbaG family iron-sulfur metabolism protein, yielding MTPEQVSALIEAGMPDAQVIVKSDDNTHFEAQVIDAGFDGLRSLKRHQQVYATLGELMGREIHALALQTYTPAEWQAL
- a CDS encoding HAD hydrolase family protein, giving the protein MAPPHNALANIELLVLDVDGVLTDGQLLYGAEGEIGKSFNVKDGYGLRRLLTAGVHIAAIGGRRSDGALMRLSELGIEHIHLGCRDKVAVLTQLQQALKLNPDQTAVMGDDLPDLAMMALGAIRIAPADAVAALRDQTDWVTSLPGGRGAVREVCDALLAAREGR
- the murA gene encoding UDP-N-acetylglucosamine 1-carboxyvinyltransferase — its product is MDRLHIEGGTRLDGDIRISGAKNATLPILAATLLAEGPVTVGNVPHLDDITTTVELLGQMGVSVTVDEKLNIEVDTSTISQFYAPYELVKTMRASILVLGPLLGRFGEAVVSLPGGCAIGLRPVNIHVDGLREMGADISVENGYINARCERLQGAHLNLDTVTVTGTENLMMAAVLAEGETIIDNAACEPEVVDLANFLNNLGADVQGAGTSRIVINGVERLSGGQYDVLPDRIEAGTYLVAGAITRGRVKLRDVDPSHLGAVLDKLREAGAQLDIGDNTIELTMDGRPQAVDISTAPYPDFPTDMQAQFAALNAVAEGRGVITETVFENRFMHVLEMQRMGAQITLDGNMAISDGVEALTAAPVMATDLRASASLVLAGLVADGQTEISRIYHIDRGYECIEEKLHQLGARIKRVPD